One genomic segment of Bradyrhizobium diazoefficiens includes these proteins:
- a CDS encoding cytochrome (ubi)quinol oxidase subunit III: MSMTATVGRAHADPHHIGVVIEHSGPAPKRIVTAYGFWIFLLSDIVMFSCFFAAYAVLVDQTAGGPKGSEIFEQRNVAIETVCLLLSSFTCGMASIAADVRNRFWFYLGMAVTCVLGLIFLAIEFREFADLVARGYGPSRSAFLTAFFSLVGCHGLHVSAGILWLLTMMAQVFAKGFRADILRRMMCFALFWHALDIIWVAVFSVVYLLGSGV; this comes from the coding sequence ATGTCGATGACCGCAACCGTAGGCCGCGCGCATGCCGATCCTCATCACATCGGCGTCGTCATCGAGCATTCGGGCCCGGCGCCGAAGCGCATCGTGACCGCCTACGGCTTCTGGATCTTCCTGCTCTCCGACATCGTGATGTTCTCCTGCTTCTTTGCCGCCTACGCGGTGCTGGTCGACCAGACCGCCGGAGGGCCGAAGGGCTCGGAGATCTTCGAGCAGCGAAACGTCGCGATCGAGACGGTCTGCCTGCTGCTGTCGAGCTTCACCTGCGGTATGGCGAGCATTGCCGCGGACGTACGCAACCGGTTCTGGTTCTATCTCGGCATGGCCGTAACCTGCGTGCTCGGGCTGATCTTCCTCGCCATCGAATTCCGCGAATTCGCCGATCTCGTCGCGCGCGGTTATGGTCCGTCGCGTAGCGCGTTCCTGACCGCGTTCTTCTCGCTGGTCGGTTGCCACGGCCTGCATGTCTCCGCCGGCATCTTGTGGCTGCTCACCATGATGGCCCAAGTCTTCGCAAAGGGCTTTCGCGCCGACATATTGCGGCGGATGATGTGCTTTGCGCTGTTCTGGCACGCGCTCGACATCATCTGGGTCGCGGTGTTCTCCGTCGTCTACTTGCTTGGGAGTGGCGTATGA